The proteins below come from a single Panicum hallii strain FIL2 chromosome 7, PHallii_v3.1, whole genome shotgun sequence genomic window:
- the LOC112899415 gene encoding prostatic spermine-binding protein-like codes for MASSSSASSIISIESESTREATPEYDPIAAYEAWSGDDESLTDGEDLQPVLVGELDEDDEDNMSWEGDFSSSKEEVDTPSTEEDSVAGGFLLGGSSEDDDDDDDEETKDSSDSGGDNGGSNDDSSDDNSDISAAPPIKHRKVLGTYLW; via the exons ATGGCTTCCTCATCTTCTGCTTCCTCCATCATTTCCATCGAGTCTGAGTCCACTCGAGAGGCGACTCCAGAGTATGATCCCATCGCCGCCTATGAG GCTTGGTCAggggatgatgaatccctgaccgacGGTGAAGATCTCCAGCCCGTCCTCGTCGGGGAGCTGGATGAAGATGACGAGGACAACATGTCCTGGGAGGGGGACTTCTCCTCCTCGAAGGAAGAAGTTGATACCCCATCAACAGAGGAGGACTCGGtggcaggaggcttcctgcTTGGCGGGTCgtcggaggacgacgacgatgatgacgatgaAGAGACCAAAGATAGCAGCGACAGCGGTGGAGACAATGGTGGCAGCAATGACGACAGCAGCGACGACAACAGCGACATCAGCGCGGCCCCTCCGATCAAGCACCGCAAAGTCTTAGGCACCTACTTGTGGTAG